The following are from one region of the Hippocampus zosterae strain Florida chromosome 9, ASM2543408v3, whole genome shotgun sequence genome:
- the appl1 gene encoding DCC-interacting protein 13-alpha produces MPGIEKLPLEETLEDSPQTRSLLGVFEEDTAVMSNYCTMLYQAMHRIYDAQNELSAATHLTSKLLKEYDKQRFPLGGDDEVMSSTLQQFAKVIDELSSCHAVLSTQLADAMMFPITQFKERDLKEILTLKEVFQISSNDHDTAINRYSRLSKRKDNDKMRAEAVEDVYTSRKKQHQTMMHYFCSLNTLQYKKKTALLEPLLGYMQAQINFFKMGSENLSQQWEDFLATMGTSVQNVRREMEEEVGHMQQTIEQMEKSCDPLYAPCDPDPLHSPVCRNLTQRQGYLYVRNKTGLVSTSWERQYFFTQGGNLMQQGRGEVAGGLVTDLDNASVMAVDSDDRRFCFQITSFDGKKVVTLQAESRKDCEEWIATINNISRRIYLSENTEEVAARINQLAIEAVTPSPSFQQRHDSMRPASKSHVGRTGSISSAGSEPSPALSALSLDALVAPETPIQFDIISPVSEENARHGKTAAQAGRRSNPFGESGDKTSEDSEDSILHQLFIVRFLGSMEVKSAESADVIPETMRQILAARAIHNIFRMTESHLLVTCDCLKLIDPQTQVTRLTFPLSSVLQSSSHQDNKRLFGFIMHSASGHADGRAVCYILESNDDGEKICDSIGLAKQIALHSVLDRKATEKRKEQDKAKEKQLEELSKQRQIEMDLEEQSRLIAASSRPANSAGADGHFVVLSNSQSEDSDAGGEEGKKKCESDA; encoded by the exons ATGCCCGGGATAGAGAAACTGCCTCTCGAAGAGACCTTGGAGGACAGCCCGcag ACCCGATCTCTGCTGGGAGTGTTTGAGGAGGACACGGCAGTCATGTCCAACTACTGCACCATGCTTTATCAGGCCATGCACAGGATCTATGACGCCCAG AATGAGCTGAGTGCTGCAACACATCTCACGTCCAAACTGCTAAAAGAGTATGACAAACAG cGCTTCCCGTTAGGGGGCGACGATGAAGTAATGAGCTCCACCCTGCAGCAGTTTGCGAAAGTCATCGATGAG CTGAGCTCTTGTCACGCCGTTTTGTCGACCCAACTGGCCGATGCCATGATGTTCCCCATAACACAGTTCAAAGAGAGAGACCTGAAGG AGATCCTAACTCTGAAGGAAGTATTTCAAATATCCAGCAATG ATCACGACACGGCCATCAACAGATACAGCCGCCTGTCCAAGAGGAAGGACAACGACAAG ATGCGCGCCGAGGCGGTGGAGGATGTGTACACGTCGCGCAAGAAGCAACACCAGACTATGATGCACTACTTCTGCTCCCTCAACACGCTGCAGTACAAGAAGAAGACGGCGCTGCTGGAGCCGCTCCTGGGATACATGCAGGCTCAG ATCAACTTCTTTAAGATGGGCTCCGAAAACCTCAGCCAGCAGTGGGAGGACTTCTTGGCCACCATGGGGACCAGCGTCCAGAA CGTGCGTCgggagatggaggaggaggtgggccaCATGCAGCAGACCATCGAGCAGATGGAGAAGTCATGTGACCCTCTGTATGCGCCCTGCGACCCGGACCCACTCCACTCGCCGGTGTGTCGCAACCTCACCCAGCGGCAGGGCTACCTCTATGTTCGCAA tAAGACGGGCCTGGTGTCCACATCGTGGGAGCGTCAGTACTTCTTCACACAAGGGGGCAACCTGATGCAGCAGGGCCGCGGCGAAGTGGCGGGCGGCCTGGTGACCGACCTGGACAACGCCTCCGTCATGGCGGTGGACAGTGATGACCGCCGCTTCTGCTTCCAGATCACATCCTTCGACGGCAAGAA AGTGGTGACGCTGCAAGCGGAGAGCAGGAAGGACTGCGAAGAG TGGATCGCCACCATCAACAACATCTCTCGGCGCATCTACCTGAGCGAGAACACGgag GAAGTGGCAGCCAGAATCAACCAATTAGCCATTGAGGCGGTGACGCCGTCGCCGTCCTTCCAACAGAGACACGACAGCATGCGGCCTGCCAG CAAGAGCCACGTGGGGCGAACCGGCAGCATCAGCTCAGCGGGCTCCGAGCCATCGCCCGCCCTCTCTGCCCTCTCATTGGATGCTCTGGTTGCCCCGGAAACGCCAATCCAGTTTGACATCATCTCCCCTGTCAGCGAGGAAAATGCCAGACATGGCAAGACGGCAGCGCAGGCTGGCAG GAGAAGTAATCCATTTGGCGAGTCGGGTGACAAAACATCAGAGGACAGCGAAG ACTCGATCCTGCACCAGCTCTTCATCGTCCGCTTTCTGGGCTCCATGGAGGTGAAAAGTGCCGAGTCGGCGGATGTCATCCCCGAGACCATGAGGCAAATCCTGGCGGCTCGCGCCATTCACAACATTTTCAGGATGACCGAGTCGCACCTGCTGGTCACCTGCGATTGCCTCAA gCTCATCGACCCGCAGACACAAGTGACAAGACTCACG TTCCCTCTGTCAAGCGTGCTTCAGTCTTCGTCCCATCAGGACAACAAGAGGCTCTTTGGATTCATCATGCACTCTGCCAGCGGGCATGCCGACGGACGAGCCGTCTGCTACATCTTGGAGTCCAATGATGACGGCGAGAAg atttgcgACAGCATCGGTTTGGCTAAGCAGATTGCCCTCCACTCTGTTCTG GACCGCAAGGCGACGGAGAAACGCAAGGAGCAGGACAAAGCCAaagagaagcagctggaggaacTCAGCAAACAGAGACAGATAGAGATG